In a genomic window of Magnolia sinica isolate HGM2019 chromosome 16, MsV1, whole genome shotgun sequence:
- the LOC131229832 gene encoding F-box/FBD/LRR-repeat protein At1g13570-like, producing MWKLNFDDIYKGNPRPTGIQGIVNDAKWCLLRLCWFYWNFILQEAAEEKGDKISLQNGRPDLDFDLINDLPVDICNAILLRLSITDAVRTSILSRKWRYRWASIPHLVFDKDWILPKHHEVVDIINRVLSVHEGPAHKFVCSDHFLPLGQCGHHMDQWILFLSQHGIKQLTLGPFKRGYGYIIRYWYLMHSSLFSCLELTDLELASCAINPPPAFEGFRHLRNLKLFDIVIGDDELEQLISKCPLLETLTLDCIVGAFRFKINAPNLRYLCFTIEVQSSAYEDEYFHEGGICNLIKVFGSLRHIEKLILQYEALQFFSMGDIPDVLPASFLHLKNLSMAVSYMDSKEVFATLYILRSSPNLEKLEILIKKRRREPYNTPLAVFWEAQEHLGCLLNHLQTVKMTRIRGKECELRFIKFVLMNAPVLETMSIDIKKEITMVKN from the exons ATGTGGAAGCTCAATTTTGATGATATCTACAAAGGAAATCCTAGGCCAACAGGCATTCAGGGCATTGTCAACGACGCCAAGTGGTGTTTGTTGCGGCTTTGCTGGTTCTATTGGAATTTCATACTCCAGGAGGCTGCG GAAGAAAAAGGAGACAAAATCTCACTGCAAAATGGGAGGCCTGATCTAGACTTTGATTTGATCAACGATCTACCTGTGGATATTTGCAATGCCATCCTTTTGCGTTTGTCAATAACGGACGCAGTAAGAACAAGTATCCTGTCGAGGAAATGGAGGTACAGATGGGCTTCCATTCCACATCTTGTGTTTGATAAAGATTGGATCCTGCCAAAACACCATGAGGTTGTGGACATTATCAATAGAGTCCTCTCAGTCCATGAAGGCCCGGCTCACAAGTTTGTCTGCTCTGATCACTTCTTGCCACTCGGTCAATGCGGTCATCATATGGACCAATGGATTCTTTTCCTATCACAGCATGGGATTAAGCAACTCACCCTTGGACCTTTTAAGCGTGGTTATGGGTACATAATCCGTTATTGGTACCTAATGCACTCATCTCTCTTCTCTTGTCTGGAACTGACTGATCTAGAGCTAGCTAGCTGTGCAATCAATCCACCTCCTGCATTTGAAGGGTTCCGCCATCTTAGGAACCTCAAACTTTTCGACATTGTTATTGGCGATGATGAACTAGAACAGTTGATTTCAAAGTGCCCGCTTCTGGAGACACTGACATTGGATTGTATAGTTGGTGCATTTCGTTTTAAAATCAATGCTCCTAATCTTCGCTACTTGTGCTTTACAATCGAAGTGCAATCGAGTGCCTATGAGGATGAGTATTTCCATGAAGGTGGAATTTGCAATTTGATCAAGGTTTTTGGTAGTCTACGTCATATTGAGAAGCTGATACTTCAGTATGAAGCTCTACAG TTTTTTAGCATGGGTGATATACCAGATGTACTTCCGGCTTCATTTCTTCATTTGAAGAATCTTTCGATGGCTGTATCTTACATGGATTCGAAGGAGGTTTTCGCCACTCTCTACATTTTGAGAAGCTCCCCTAACTTGGAAAAGCTTGAGATTCTC attaagaaaagaagaagagaacctTACAACACACCACTTGCGGTCTTCTGGGAAGCACAAGAACATTTGGGTTGCTTGCTAAATCATCTCCAAACTGTGAAGATGACTAGAATCAGGGGTAAAGAATGTGAATTGCGTTTCATAAAGTTTGTACTTATGAATGCTCCAGTGCTCGAGACGATGAGTATTGATATAAAAAAGGAGATTACGATGGTTAAAAATTAA
- the LOC131229368 gene encoding protein STRUBBELIG-RECEPTOR FAMILY 2-like: MTAILYNVTELQAATNNFSEDNLLRMGTFGPIYKGVFPDGQILAVNIIEMAPLSLCEEDLFLDVNSSVSHLRHPNIASLLGYCVEHGKHFLVYAYVGNVSLVVALHSTQDIGKTLTWNDCLRISIGVACALEYLHCTCVPPIAHGDVMAANIFLDHKLVPHLRNCGLVNLRPLIRIKMEAYETASDSLGYTAPEFRQPGFDIDMTKCNTYGFGVLLLELLTGKKPYDSSKAGDWQFLVKRAGSRLHDFESLNSMVDAANLQSRANAPRSLYPDLRIPSAIAFSPSRN, from the exons ATGACTGCCATATTATACAACGTGACAGAACTGCAAGCTGCTACAAACAACTTCAGTGAAGACAACCTTCTCAGAATGGGTACCTTTGGTCCCATCTACAAAGGCGTGTTCCCTGATGGGCAG ATTTTGGCTGTGAATATTATTGAGATGGCGCCGCTGTCCCTATGTGAAGAAGACCTATTTCTGGATGTAAATAGCAGTGTATCTCATTTAAGGCATCCAAACATCGCAAGCCTTTTAGGCTACTGTGTGGAGCATGGCAAGCACTTCCTCGTCTACGCCTATGTCGGGAATGTGTCTCTTGTTGTTGCCCTGCATAGTACTCAAGACATTGGCAAGACTCTTACATGGAATGATTGCTTGAGGATTTCTATTGGTGTAGCCTGTGCTCTTGA GTATTTGCACTGTACATGTGTACCTCCTATTGCACATGGAGATGTAATGGCTGCCAATATCTTCCTTGATCATAAGCTTGTCCCCCATCTCCGCAACTGTGGGTTGGTCAATCTGAGGCCCCTTATTCGAATTAAGATGGAG GCTTATGAAACGGCATCCGATTCCTTGGGTTACACAGCTCCTGAATTTCGACAGCCTGGATTTGATATTGATATGACAAAGTGCAACACTTATGGATTTGGAGTATTGCTGTTGGAGCTCCTGACTGGAAAGAAACCATATGACAG TTCAAAGGCAGGAGATTGGCAGTTTTTGGTGAAGCGGGCTGGTAGCCGCTTACATGATTTTGAATCTCTTAACAGCATGGTCGATGCTGCAAATCTGCAATCAAGGGCCAATGCACCTCGAAGTCTTTATCCCGATTTGCGGATACCATCAGCTATTGCATTCAG CCCCAGCCGGAATTGA